DNA sequence from the Leptospira limi genome:
CGGTTCTCCGAATAATACGACAGTCGATTGTAAGATGAGAGATTCTGCTCGTTCGGAGTTTTTGATTAATTTAGAACATAAATTTTTAAGATCCACCATTCGGTTTTTTCTTTGCTCTAAACTTTCAAATGTTAAGTCTTCAGTCGAAAAATCAATTTCTGCTTCACATTCAGCTTTGAGTGATATTAAATCACTTCTGATTTTTGAACTTAATTTTGTGATTTCGCCAAATACGTTTTTTTGAGCGAGTTCCAATTCGTATTTGGACCTTGCTTCAATGAGTCGACTAATGGCCTCAGCACCGGACAAATTGATTTTCCCATTTAAATAAGCACGTTTCGTAAATTCACCTTTCGAGGCAGGTCTTGCTCCTTTATCAAAAAGGACATGAAGGGCACGTTTTAATAAGATAGGATTTCCATGGAGATGGAACTCTGCTAGATCTTCACCTGTGTAAGAGTTAGGTGCTGGAAAATAAAAAAATACAATTTGGTCTAAGGGGTTTCCATTTTCAACAAAGTCACAAAAAATGGCGGTGCGTTTTTGGTTTTGTAAAAATGTTTCTGTGAGGGCAGTTCCGTTTTTTTCTAAAACAGAAAGGGAGATGGGCAATACCAAAGAACCCGAGACCCGAAGGATACCAATCGCTCCGGGACCTTGGGCTGTGGACAATGCCGCAATGGTATCAATCAAGATCTTCTTGGTCTACTCCATCTGCAAAGTCTTCCACTGGTAGACCTTTTTTAGAAGGATCTTCCAAATCTTTGTATTTATGTTTTTCTTTTGCGGAAATCACTCGGACTCGTTTGAATGTTCCGTTACCTTCTGATCTTGTGAAGACTCTTTCGTCTTCTTGGATCGCCATGTGAACAATTCTTCTTTCGAAAGGATTCATTGGATCGAGAAGTTTTGATCTACCTGATTTAATCACAGAAGCTGCAATAGACTTCGCCAATCGAATGAGAGATAACTCGCGTTTGTCGCGATAAGATTCAATATCTAAAACAATTTTTCGGTTGTGTCGGATTTTTGGATCTACCATCAAGTTGAGGAGGAATTGGAGTGAATCTAATGTACCTCCACGTTTTCCGATGATGAGTCCAGATTCTTTGCTTGTGAGTTCGACATAAATTTTTCCGTCTACATCACCCATTCCCACTACTTCTGCGGGGATTCCCATTTTTTTCAAAATAGTGATGATCACACCGTGTATGATTTTTTCAGAAGGGATATCGTTGTTAGCAACAAACGCGCGTACAACGGCTGGTTTTTTTTGTGTGATTCCTAAAAAGCCGGACTTTCCGGAATCTACTACTTCGAATCGTAAATCGCCTGCTTGGAGACGAAGGGTTTCGAGAGTAAAATCTTCTGCTTCCCCTTTCGTTTTTCCTTCGGCTTCGAAAATGTAATTATTCATCTGTGATCTTCCTTGTTAAACAATGATTTCATTTCTTCTTTTTGTTTTGGTTTCTAAAACCTGGTCTTGCAACCGCAGAAGTGTTGTTAGCAGGTGTTGGCCCACTTGGATTTGGCTTTTTGTCGTCTGACTTAACAAACTTGTTTGTATACACTTGTTGAGCGATGGATAGAATGTTTTGCATGGTCCAATACATAGTAACCCCTGCAGGCATTGACCAGAAGAAGTATAACATGATGACAGGCATCATATACATCATCATCTTTTGGTTAGGGTCAGTTGATACAGTTGTCATTTTTGACTGAACGACTTGTGTTGCGACCATGATGAGTGGCAGAATGTTAATGGCAAGAGCCCCAATAAATGATAATTTTGGAGTTGTAAACACAGTGTCTGGTTCACTCAAATCTTTGATCCAAAGGAAAGGAGAATTCCAAAGGTCTACTGTATCCGAGAATGCCGTATAAAGAGCGATAAAGATCGGAATTTGAATGAGCATCGGAAGGCAACCCGCCATAGGATTGGTTCCATTCTTTTTATAAAGTTCAATCGTCTTCTCTTGTTTGAGTTTTGGATCATCCGCATACTTTTCGTTGATGAGTTTGATTTGCGGAGATAACTCTTGCATCTTTTTCATGGACTCAGCTTGTTTTTTGTTCAGAGGATAAAAAGCTAACTTAAACAAAATTGCAAAGATGACAATCGCCCATCCATAATTCGGAATCACTAAATAGATCTTTTTTAAGATCCAAACAATTCCGTTTCGAAGTGGTGTTGTGATCCCTTGGTTAAAGGATTTATCGAGTGATTCACTAAGACCTGCAAATACAGAGTCTTTGTTGATTTTTGGATCGAGTTTGCTATCTCGGAAGGCTGTTCCATCTAACTCACGAACACCAACATACGCTGCATAATCTAAGTTTACTTCCTCGCCAGGTCCTAATTTCCAATTGTCGTAAACAAGAAGGACACCAGTTTCGTTGCCTTTTCGGTTATCTAAAAGGACTCCGGCCGGTTTATCATCTAGCGGGTCAATGACACCAATGAAATAACGGCTTCCTGTTCCCACGAAGTCAACTTTATCGTTAGAACCTTTTTTGATTTCATATCGAGGGTCTTTACCTTCATTGGAACCAAAAAGATTATCAAAAAATCCTTGGGTCGTTGTGCCATCAATATGGTCTTTAAAACTTCCATCTAAATAGTAGTAACGGAAGTAATGTGCATTGTCTCGGTCATTGAAGTCTTCTTTTTTCTTTAAGATGGGACCAAGGGAACTAAAGGAACGAAAGTAAACATCAGACTTAGTTGGAGAGATGTGAATGGTCTCAGAAGTTCTGTTTTTTAAAGTTAAATGGAACTTAAAGTAATTTTCAGAAGGGAAAAATTGGAATTTTTTCTGAATTGTGAATTTACCATCGAGCGATGGTGCTTCGAATGTAACTGTTTTTGTTTCTGCATTATAATTTGAGCTAAAGTTTACGAGGTTATATGCGGAATAAGGAATGGTATCTTTGTCTTCAATGATGTTGAAGTCAAAACCTTGGCCTCTTGTGAGTTCCACTGCTTTTTCTGTTTGGCCATCAAATTCAATTTGGAATTTCGGATCTTTTGCGATCGTAAATTCAGAACCATCTGGTTCTTTATGATCTTTGATATAGTATTCTGTGATCCTTCCACCTAAACTTGAGAAACGAACCAAGAAGGAATCAGTTTTGAGAGAAAATGTTTTTTCCTCTTCTGGTTTGACTGGTTTTAGTTTTGGTGATTCCGTTGTGGCTTTTTTGATTTCTGCTTTTGGATCAGTTGTTGCTGTTTTTTCTTTATCAGCACCTTCTGTTTTTGCGGTTTCGGTTACAGTTTTTGGTTTCGGCGTTTGTGGTGGAAAAAAGATATAATTGATTCCCATCCATACTGCTAAACTTAAAAATAAAGCGAGGAATAATCGACCTTGTCTGTTGTTGGTATCGTTTTGCATAGTTTAACTCTTGTTATAAGATTTCGGTAAAGGATCATGTCCACCTTCATGATAGGGGTGGCATTTAGAAATTCGAATGATGCTAAGAACAAACGCTTTGTACCATGGATAGGTTTCAAACGCTTGTTTGGCGTATTCAGAACAGCTAGGAGTGAATCGGCATGACGGAGGTAATAGTGGAGAGAGCAGTTTTTTGTAGAGGAAAATGAGAAACAAAAACAGCCGATTCATGGGAATTGTTTTAGTGCCGAAAGGAATAAAACCTCTCGGTCTTCCTTAGATAACTTCGCAAATCCAACCTGAACAAGTAGGGCACAATCGTATCCTACTGGCAAAACAGAATTATATTTCCGAACCAGTTCCCTGAGGATTCGTTTTGAACGGTTGCGAAGAACGGCAGTTTTGTGAGTTTTATCGGGGCAAAATAAAAAACTGGCAAAAGGAAGGCCGTTTTTCCGAACAAGCCAACGAAGTGGAGGCCTGCCCATTTTTCGATTCTGACGAAAGAGTTCCTGGATCCTGGTTTGGTCGCGAAGGGTCTCCGAAGGAAGCTCCTAAATTAGAACTTTCTCCCGATTTTTTCGTCGGAAACAGTCAACTTAGCGCGTCCTTTTCTTCTTCTGTTCGCTATCACATTTCTTCCGCCTGGGGTAGCCATTCTGGCTCGGAATCCGTGAGTTCTCACGCGTTTAATTTTACTCGGTTGGAATGTACGTTTCATGAAACACCTAATTTATCTATATATGATCGCAAAAATATGAGGTCTTTTGAAAGGTTTTTGGTACCCCCATGGAAGTCAAGGGGAATTGGTAAAAATGATTGGACACTCCATACCTTATGAGACATAAGACTATTTTCGCAGGTTTTAGCCAATAAAACTAGACTCGCTTTTTTCCATCGTGTTGAAACAATTCCTGTAACAATGGACAGAATGAAACGATTCCTCATTTGCCTATTCTCTCTTTATTTGGTTCCGTTTTTATGGACCCTTCCTGCGAAACCCACAAAGCCAAATCATAAAATTCTAGATAAGAAGTCAGAGTCAATTGCCTTACAAGTTGCAATCCAAGAATCGATCCAATACCTGCAAAAACTCCCTATGGATACAAAATTTTTAATCCAAGGGGAAACCATTACTCTCAATGATATTTTGTTCCCACTGAGAGAGATCCAAAAACAAATTCAGGGAAACAAACACTTAGATTTACTAAAAGAGATTCGAAAACAATTCAAAGAGGTAGAATTGAAACCCAATTCCGAATCTCCGCTCATCACTGGTTATTATGAAGTGCGAATCCAAGGGAGAACAAAACCAAGTGGAAACTATTTGTATCCAGCACTTGTCCCACCAAAGGAGAATTCCAAAGAGACTCATTCGAAATTTTATCCTAGAGAGTATTGGAAAGAAGAATCCCATTGGAAAACCGTTTCCCAACCGATTGTGTATCTAACATTAACCGATCTTCATTTAGCACAATTGGAAGGATCTGCTCTTGTCCAAACAGAAACAAAAGAAATATTTAGGATCAATTATGCCGCAGACAATGGATTTGATTATTTGAGTCCTGCTATTCATTTAACAGGAGTTTGTCCAAGTTTAAAACCATATGAATTAAAATTTTGTATGGAGACAAATCCTAAAGAAGTTTCCGAAGCCATTTGGAAAAATCCAAGATATATTTTCTTTGAAAAAGAGATCCTACCGAAAAAACAACTTTCAGATCAAATGATCGGACCATTGGGAAGTGGAGGGATCCGACTTGTTCCCGAACGTTCTGTTGCGATGGATAAACAAATCCCTCTTGGATTTCCAGTGTTAGTCAGTTTTAAGTCAATTCAACAGACATATAACGATCATTTGGTGTTTGTCCATGATAGAGGAAATGCCATCCAAGGAGAAGGTAGAGTTGATTTTTATTTGGGTAATGAAACCGGAGTTGACAAAATTGCCAATCATTTACTCACAAAGGGAAAAGTCATTTTGTTTGTGCCAAAGAGAGAAAAGTAAAAGCAAACGAATCTTTGTTTATTGAAATGATACTTCATTTCTGTTCCTTTCGGTTGGATATACCTTCGTAAAAAATTGAAAATATAGATTCGATTTCACGATCCACATCAATCGGAAACTTAGGTGCTAATATAAACTTTGTGATGATAAAACTGGCTCCTAAACTAAAAGAGACTCTGACAATTTGATTGAGATCTAAATCCTTTTTGATCTCACCTTTTAATTGAAAATTTCGATAAGCTTCAATCGAAGTATCATATAAATTTGTTTTCCATAAATGCCCAAAAATTTCAGCGAAGTCTTTGGAGAAGAGTATGGCTCCGAGTAAAAGTTTTAATTTTTGAGGTTCTTTTGCAACTGATTCAAACCTAGCTTTTAAAATTGATATGAACCATTCTTTAAAATTTCGATGTTGTGATTGGATTCTATCTTTTAAGTCTGACATATGATTTGGCAAAATAGTCGACAATAAAAGACCAGCTAATACACGTTTGTATAAATCAAATTTAGTCGGAAAGTATTTGAACAATGTTCGTTCTGTAGTACCTGCTTTTTTAGCAAGTTCTGCCGTAGTTGCACCGCTAAATCCCAATTCGGCAAAAATTTCCTCTGCTGCATCTACGATCTCTTTTTCTTTTTCAGATTGTGGATTTTGATACGCTGCAAATTCACTTTGTAGCATTTTTAAGGTCAGTTTCATTCTAGGTTTTGATCTCGTTTTACATCATTTTTTCTTAACCTGAATTTTTTTCGATTGATTTTTTGTATAGTGTTTACTTTACCTTATAAGAAAGGAAGTATAGTATTCACTATACCAAGGAGAATCAGGTATGAAATCTGTAAAATTGGGGTTACCTCCTCATCGTGGAATAACGTGGAATCCAAAGACGATGGAATCAGCCGAATCGGGACGGGAAATATTAGCAGATGGAAGGGTCAAATATTGGATCAAACATGATATCCTGAAAGGTGTTTTTCCAAGAATGTTAGTTTGGTGGTTCCAACATTTGGAAGGTACAATGGAATACCAAGGTAAGGTATTAGATCGATATCATGTTTGGCATCCTGAAGATCATGTTCATGTCAGTTATGAAAAAACAAATGAATCGGGTAAAATTGGGCCAGGTGCGGTGTTACGGATTGTGGAATACTTAGGAAGACAAAAACGATATTTGGTGAATGTCATCAGTCCGATCGAAAAATTAGATGAAACTGGATTTATCCACAATCCTAAATTGTATGGAATTCTTCCCATAGCCCGAATGGAATATCAATTCCAAGAAACGAAGGATGGAACACTCTATGAAAACTGTTTGATTGTTGGATGGAAGGGAATATCATTTCGAATTCTTAGACCTGTATTTGAATTTTTATTCTTTGATCGAAAACATGGTCAATATTGGATCAAACATAATATTGAAGAAGTGGGACAGTTCCAAAATTTTTTACCCGAATTATTTAGGAGTCAGAATGAAAGTTTACGGTGATCACCAATCAGGTAATTGTTACAAAATTCAGTTACTAACTTCTTTCCTCAACATTCCATATGAATGGGTTGATTTAAATATTAAAAAGGGAGAAACACAAACTGAAGCCTTTTTACAATTGCTGATATTAGTTTATTTGCGTATACCCATGTTGCTCATCAAGGCGGTTTCGACTTAACAAGTTATCCAAATATTCGCATGTGGATTAAAAGGATACAATCGATGGATTCATTCCAACCTATGAAGCTAAACTGAGTTTAATTAGGTTGGAGTTTGCATTGTTCTGCGTCAGTTTCAAGTTCGATTGTCGTATGGATGATTTCAAACTCAGAAGCAACTTTTCTGATTTCTTCTTTTAAGAGTTGAAACTCACTTAAGTTTATTTTTTTGTCCATCAAAACATGAAGGGATGCAACATGATGGTTTCCATCTAAACTCCAAATTTTAATATCGTGAACTGATTTGACTCCCTTGATATTTTCCCAATGTGCAATGAGTTCGGATCGATTGAGTGAGATAGGCACTCCTTGCAGAAATACACGCATGACTTGTTTTGTATTCCGATAAGCATTGAATAAAATCCAAACTGCAATTCCAAGAGACATCAAAGGGTCAAACCAAGGTAAATTCCAAAAATACATAAAAATACTACCAATGAGTACAGCAACCCAACCCAAAATATCTTCGAGGAAGTGCAAAAAAACAGCTTTTTCGGAAAAACTAGATCCACGATTTAAACGTACCATCGCAATTCCATTCACAACAACACCAACAATTGCGAGGACAAACATGGCATCAGCTTTTGATTCCGCAGGGGAAATAAATCGTTTGATGGATTCAATGATCATAAAGATGGATCCAACAGTTAACAATACAGATATAAATAAGGCACCTAATATCGAAAAACGCCTGTATCCATAATCAAAATGAAGATCATTTG
Encoded proteins:
- the mnmE gene encoding tRNA uridine-5-carboxymethylaminomethyl(34) synthesis GTPase MnmE is translated as MIDTIAALSTAQGPGAIGILRVSGSLVLPISLSVLEKNGTALTETFLQNQKRTAIFCDFVENGNPLDQIVFFYFPAPNSYTGEDLAEFHLHGNPILLKRALHVLFDKGARPASKGEFTKRAYLNGKINLSGAEAISRLIEARSKYELELAQKNVFGEITKLSSKIRSDLISLKAECEAEIDFSTEDLTFESLEQRKNRMVDLKNLCSKLIKNSERAESLILQSTVVLFGEPNTGKSSLMNLLIGKDRSIISDVPGTTRDYIAEELSLDGIPIRLVDTAGIRETTDNIEQMGIERSKREADSANVKLLLIDTSVPFEIDSFLNKHKDRLFESILVANKVDAKHPTWDLKNLENIQKEYNLTISEISCKTKQGISELLNLLKLKLTSQENTEDLVLLEDRQRYHIQKIESCLSESIQLMENNAPAEIYIQEINRALLEIGQVNGVVENEEILGRIFSKFCVGK
- the jag gene encoding RNA-binding cell elongation regulator Jag/EloR translates to MNNYIFEAEGKTKGEAEDFTLETLRLQAGDLRFEVVDSGKSGFLGITQKKPAVVRAFVANNDIPSEKIIHGVIITILKKMGIPAEVVGMGDVDGKIYVELTSKESGLIIGKRGGTLDSLQFLLNLMVDPKIRHNRKIVLDIESYRDKRELSLIRLAKSIAASVIKSGRSKLLDPMNPFERRIVHMAIQEDERVFTRSEGNGTFKRVRVISAKEKHKYKDLEDPSKKGLPVEDFADGVDQEDLD
- the yidC gene encoding membrane protein insertase YidC, whose product is MQNDTNNRQGRLFLALFLSLAVWMGINYIFFPPQTPKPKTVTETAKTEGADKEKTATTDPKAEIKKATTESPKLKPVKPEEEKTFSLKTDSFLVRFSSLGGRITEYYIKDHKEPDGSEFTIAKDPKFQIEFDGQTEKAVELTRGQGFDFNIIEDKDTIPYSAYNLVNFSSNYNAETKTVTFEAPSLDGKFTIQKKFQFFPSENYFKFHLTLKNRTSETIHISPTKSDVYFRSFSSLGPILKKKEDFNDRDNAHYFRYYYLDGSFKDHIDGTTTQGFFDNLFGSNEGKDPRYEIKKGSNDKVDFVGTGSRYFIGVIDPLDDKPAGVLLDNRKGNETGVLLVYDNWKLGPGEEVNLDYAAYVGVRELDGTAFRDSKLDPKINKDSVFAGLSESLDKSFNQGITTPLRNGIVWILKKIYLVIPNYGWAIVIFAILFKLAFYPLNKKQAESMKKMQELSPQIKLINEKYADDPKLKQEKTIELYKKNGTNPMAGCLPMLIQIPIFIALYTAFSDTVDLWNSPFLWIKDLSEPDTVFTTPKLSFIGALAINILPLIMVATQVVQSKMTTVSTDPNQKMMMYMMPVIMLYFFWSMPAGVTMYWTMQNILSIAQQVYTNKFVKSDDKKPNPSGPTPANNTSAVARPGFRNQNKKKK
- the yidD gene encoding membrane protein insertion efficiency factor YidD, which gives rise to MNRLFLFLIFLYKKLLSPLLPPSCRFTPSCSEYAKQAFETYPWYKAFVLSIIRISKCHPYHEGGHDPLPKSYNKS
- the rpmH gene encoding 50S ribosomal protein L34 encodes the protein MKRTFQPSKIKRVRTHGFRARMATPGGRNVIANRRRKGRAKLTVSDEKIGRKF
- a CDS encoding MltA domain-containing protein, with the protein product MKRFLICLFSLYLVPFLWTLPAKPTKPNHKILDKKSESIALQVAIQESIQYLQKLPMDTKFLIQGETITLNDILFPLREIQKQIQGNKHLDLLKEIRKQFKEVELKPNSESPLITGYYEVRIQGRTKPSGNYLYPALVPPKENSKETHSKFYPREYWKEESHWKTVSQPIVYLTLTDLHLAQLEGSALVQTETKEIFRINYAADNGFDYLSPAIHLTGVCPSLKPYELKFCMETNPKEVSEAIWKNPRYIFFEKEILPKKQLSDQMIGPLGSGGIRLVPERSVAMDKQIPLGFPVLVSFKSIQQTYNDHLVFVHDRGNAIQGEGRVDFYLGNETGVDKIANHLLTKGKVILFVPKREK
- a CDS encoding TetR/AcrR family transcriptional regulator; this encodes MKLTLKMLQSEFAAYQNPQSEKEKEIVDAAEEIFAELGFSGATTAELAKKAGTTERTLFKYFPTKFDLYKRVLAGLLLSTILPNHMSDLKDRIQSQHRNFKEWFISILKARFESVAKEPQKLKLLLGAILFSKDFAEIFGHLWKTNLYDTSIEAYRNFQLKGEIKKDLDLNQIVRVSFSLGASFIITKFILAPKFPIDVDREIESIFSIFYEGISNRKEQK
- a CDS encoding DAPG hydrolase family protein, which gives rise to MKSVKLGLPPHRGITWNPKTMESAESGREILADGRVKYWIKHDILKGVFPRMLVWWFQHLEGTMEYQGKVLDRYHVWHPEDHVHVSYEKTNESGKIGPGAVLRIVEYLGRQKRYLVNVISPIEKLDETGFIHNPKLYGILPIARMEYQFQETKDGTLYENCLIVGWKGISFRILRPVFEFLFFDRKHGQYWIKHNIEEVGQFQNFLPELFRSQNESLR
- a CDS encoding cation diffusion facilitator family transporter, with the translated sequence MGHGHNHSNHNHSHTDISSSSKNLAWAFFLNLFFSLFELVGGVYSNSIAIISDAFHDFGDALSLAFVWYLQKVSTRPNDLHFDYGYRRFSILGALFISVLLTVGSIFMIIESIKRFISPAESKADAMFVLAIVGVVVNGIAMVRLNRGSSFSEKAVFLHFLEDILGWVAVLIGSIFMYFWNLPWFDPLMSLGIAVWILFNAYRNTKQVMRVFLQGVPISLNRSELIAHWENIKGVKSVHDIKIWSLDGNHHVASLHVLMDKKINLSEFQLLKEEIRKVASEFEIIHTTIELETDAEQCKLQPN